Proteins encoded together in one Bradyrhizobium sp. CB82 window:
- a CDS encoding sorbosone dehydrogenase family protein, translating into MTSVLFVAVIGTTASAEPVLQGKDAFGSWQADKPGTVRLIRPQDLPRPGASPSVANASHVVARPSGAMPRVPEGFKVELLAEGLSGPRILRVAPNGDIFVAETRAGRIRVLRADGATIVANDIFASGLNRPFGIAFFPNGDNPQWVYVANTDNVVRFAYRSGDLKASGKPETVVANLAHGTGHSTRDIVFSPDNKRMFVSVGSAGNDGEGMGNPPGGIEAWSRAQPLGAPWGYEAGRAAVLAFDADGKNRKLYATGIRNCVGLAIEPQSATPWCSTNERDGLGDDLVPDYVTSVREGAFYGWPWFYIGANEDPRHAGARPDLKDKITIPDVLLQSHSASLGMTFYQGSNFPADYQGDAFAAEHGSWNRSKRTGYKVIRIRMKDGRPTGEYEDFVTGFVVNDSEVWGRPVGVVVAKDGALLISEDGNGTIWRVTH; encoded by the coding sequence TTGACGTCCGTACTGTTCGTGGCCGTCATCGGCACGACCGCGTCGGCAGAACCCGTGCTGCAAGGCAAGGACGCCTTCGGAAGCTGGCAAGCGGACAAGCCGGGGACGGTGAGGCTGATCCGGCCACAGGATTTGCCGCGGCCCGGCGCCTCGCCGTCGGTTGCCAACGCTTCGCATGTCGTCGCACGGCCATCCGGCGCGATGCCGCGGGTGCCGGAGGGATTCAAGGTCGAACTGCTCGCCGAAGGCCTTTCAGGTCCACGCATCCTGCGCGTCGCGCCGAACGGCGACATCTTCGTTGCGGAAACGCGGGCAGGTCGCATCCGCGTGCTGCGCGCAGACGGCGCGACGATCGTGGCGAATGATATCTTTGCCAGCGGGTTGAACCGACCGTTCGGCATCGCCTTCTTCCCGAACGGTGACAATCCGCAATGGGTCTATGTCGCCAACACGGACAACGTCGTCCGCTTCGCCTATCGCAGCGGTGACCTCAAGGCATCGGGCAAGCCAGAGACGGTTGTCGCGAACCTTGCGCATGGCACCGGCCATTCCACCCGCGATATCGTCTTCAGCCCGGACAACAAGCGCATGTTCGTCTCGGTCGGTTCGGCCGGCAATGACGGCGAGGGCATGGGCAATCCGCCCGGCGGCATCGAGGCGTGGTCACGCGCGCAGCCGCTCGGCGCACCCTGGGGCTATGAGGCGGGGCGTGCAGCCGTGCTCGCCTTCGATGCGGACGGCAAGAACAGAAAGCTCTACGCCACCGGCATCCGCAACTGCGTCGGCCTTGCCATCGAGCCGCAGAGCGCCACGCCCTGGTGCTCGACCAACGAGCGCGACGGCCTTGGCGACGATCTTGTGCCGGACTACGTCACGAGCGTGCGGGAAGGAGCGTTCTATGGCTGGCCGTGGTTCTATATCGGCGCCAACGAAGACCCGCGCCACGCCGGCGCGCGGCCGGACCTGAAGGACAAAATCACGATTCCCGACGTGCTGCTCCAGTCGCACTCCGCGTCGCTCGGCATGACGTTCTACCAGGGCAGCAATTTCCCGGCCGACTATCAAGGCGACGCCTTCGCCGCCGAGCACGGCTCCTGGAACAGATCCAAGCGCACGGGCTACAAGGTTATCCGCATCAGGATGAAGGACGGCAGGCCGACCGGCGAGTACGAAGATTTCGTCACCGGCTTCGTCGTCAACGACAGCGAGGTGTGGGGCCGTCCCGTCGGCGTCGTGGTGGCGAAGGACGGCGCGCTGCTGATTTCGGAAGACGGCAACGGCACCATCTGGCGCGTGACGCATTGA
- a CDS encoding cytochrome ubiquinol oxidase subunit II — protein MNLLDPQGPVAVANSTILVDSVFIMLTIVVPTIVAILGFAWWFRASNPRAQYQPDFVYSGRVEMVVWAIPALTVILLGGVAWIGSHQLDPRTPVPGTGSPVRIQAVSLDWKWLFIYPDQRIATVNSLTVPAGAELNFQLTSSSVMNVFFIPQLGSMIYTMNGMVTRLNLRADNEGKLQGLSAHFSGDGFPEMMFDVNVISSLAFPDWVASTAKTDQVLNEDSYKKLMQQSVERGRPTYRLEDPRLFDMIATQHIPPGPGPQLTSDAGREHSGEHDAR, from the coding sequence ATGAATCTGCTCGATCCGCAAGGGCCTGTTGCTGTCGCCAACAGTACGATTCTCGTCGATTCCGTTTTCATCATGTTGACGATCGTGGTGCCGACGATCGTCGCCATCCTCGGCTTCGCCTGGTGGTTTCGCGCCTCCAATCCGCGGGCGCAGTACCAGCCCGACTTCGTCTATTCCGGCCGCGTCGAAATGGTGGTGTGGGCGATCCCGGCGCTCACCGTCATCCTGCTCGGCGGCGTCGCCTGGATCGGCTCGCACCAGCTCGATCCGAGGACGCCGGTGCCGGGCACCGGCAGCCCGGTGCGCATCCAGGCAGTGTCGCTCGACTGGAAATGGCTCTTCATCTATCCCGACCAGCGCATTGCGACCGTCAATTCGTTGACGGTGCCGGCGGGCGCCGAACTGAATTTCCAGCTGACGTCGTCGAGCGTGATGAACGTGTTCTTCATCCCGCAGCTCGGCAGCATGATCTACACCATGAACGGCATGGTAACGCGGCTCAATCTGCGCGCTGACAATGAAGGCAAGCTCCAGGGCCTTTCAGCGCATTTCTCCGGCGACGGCTTTCCCGAGATGATGTTCGACGTCAACGTGATCTCGTCGCTCGCCTTCCCGGACTGGGTAGCGAGCACGGCGAAGACCGACCAGGTGCTGAACGAGGACAGCTACAAGAAGCTGATGCAGCAATCCGTCGAGCGGGGCAGGCCGACCTATCGGCTCGAGGATCCCCGCCTGTTCGACATGATCGCGACCCAGCACATTCCGCCGGGGCCGGGCCCGCAGCTGACCTCGGACGCCGGGCGGGAGCACAGTGGAGAGCACGATGCTCGGTAA
- a CDS encoding urate hydroxylase PuuD, producing MWGSIISEWASLLLRWLHVVAAIAWIGSSFYFIHLDLSLKPNRELPDGVQGEAWQVHGGGFYRIMKYLVAPNQMPEELTWFKWEAYTTWLSGFALMVVVYYLDADLFLVDRSILDLTPIQAGLFSFCSLALAWLLYEIACRTGLARRELGFAIGGYLFLVALTYAFTHVLSGRGAFNQIGAIIGTIMVANVFAVIIPNQKKIVASLIAGVSPDPKLGKTSKERSVHNNYLTLPVVVLMISNHYPLLYATRFNWIIVAIVLALGPVIRHFFNERHAGRKSPWWVWGVAAFGVIAIGFLSAAGPRELKTGALAAQPTLANVEEIVMSRCSMCHAAEPVWADIVTAPKGILLDAPEHIQRNIRLIGRVAAWSSAMPPGNITGMTGEERAVLAAYITQTDR from the coding sequence ATGTGGGGATCCATCATCTCGGAATGGGCGAGCCTGCTCCTGCGCTGGCTGCATGTCGTGGCGGCGATCGCATGGATCGGCAGCTCCTTCTATTTCATCCATCTCGATCTCAGCCTGAAGCCGAATCGCGAACTGCCTGACGGCGTGCAGGGCGAAGCCTGGCAGGTGCACGGCGGCGGCTTCTACCGCATCATGAAATATCTGGTGGCACCAAACCAGATGCCGGAGGAGCTCACCTGGTTCAAGTGGGAGGCCTACACCACCTGGCTCTCCGGCTTCGCGCTGATGGTGGTGGTCTATTATCTCGACGCCGACCTGTTCCTGGTCGACAGGTCGATCCTCGACCTCACCCCGATCCAGGCGGGCCTGTTCAGCTTCTGCAGCCTTGCTCTGGCATGGCTGCTGTACGAGATCGCCTGCCGCACCGGCCTTGCCCGGCGCGAACTCGGCTTTGCGATCGGCGGCTATCTGTTCCTGGTCGCGCTGACCTATGCCTTCACGCATGTGCTGAGCGGCCGGGGCGCGTTCAACCAGATCGGCGCGATCATCGGCACCATCATGGTCGCCAACGTCTTCGCGGTGATCATCCCGAACCAGAAGAAGATCGTGGCTAGCCTGATCGCGGGGGTATCGCCCGATCCCAAGCTCGGCAAGACCAGCAAGGAGCGCTCGGTCCACAACAACTATCTGACGCTGCCCGTCGTCGTGCTGATGATCAGCAACCACTATCCCCTGCTCTACGCGACGCGCTTCAACTGGATCATCGTTGCGATCGTGCTGGCGCTGGGGCCGGTGATCCGGCACTTCTTCAACGAGCGTCATGCGGGGCGGAAATCGCCATGGTGGGTGTGGGGCGTCGCCGCATTCGGCGTGATCGCAATCGGCTTCCTCTCCGCCGCCGGCCCGCGCGAGTTGAAGACCGGCGCGCTTGCCGCGCAGCCGACGCTCGCCAATGTCGAGGAGATCGTGATGTCCCGTTGCAGCATGTGCCATGCCGCAGAGCCCGTGTGGGCCGACATCGTCACTGCGCCAAAGGGCATCCTGCTCGACGCACCCGAACACATCCAGCGCAACATCAGGTTGATCGGACGCGTCGCTGCATGGTCGAGCGCGATGCCGCCGGGCAACATCACCGGGATGACCGGCGAGGAACGCGCGGTGCTGGCCGCCTATATCACGCAGACCGATCGCTGA
- a CDS encoding thermonuclease family protein: MSFQNSIATAGAAALALLLAILVCVADAEPGFAVTASATARDGNSIQLGDATYRLDGVDAPELDQVCIDDHADPWTCGLEARDQLAKLINGRNVRCDDVGPEKSFGKRHRAICTADGDKASLNEQLVRLGFAVAREPIKANVRPAAAEAKTNSAGIWKGCFVAPQEFRTGKKDGTLLGAACRPDRDKEIRSVLFPDEPAMPPNCSIKGKLAVRARVTGNIGIYQLRGCPSYPATTKPDRWFCSEDDALAAGFRKAYNCRRPK, translated from the coding sequence ATGTCCTTCCAAAATTCCATTGCCACCGCCGGCGCTGCCGCGCTTGCCTTGCTTCTCGCTATCCTCGTCTGCGTCGCCGATGCCGAGCCTGGCTTCGCCGTGACGGCCAGCGCAACGGCGCGGGATGGCAACTCCATCCAGCTCGGCGACGCGACCTACCGGCTGGACGGCGTCGACGCGCCGGAGCTGGACCAGGTCTGCATCGACGACCACGCCGATCCCTGGACCTGCGGGCTGGAGGCGCGCGATCAGCTCGCAAAGCTGATCAACGGCCGCAACGTGCGCTGCGACGATGTCGGGCCGGAGAAGAGCTTCGGCAAGCGGCACCGCGCCATCTGCACGGCCGATGGCGACAAGGCGAGCCTGAACGAGCAGCTCGTCCGCCTCGGCTTTGCCGTCGCGCGCGAGCCGATCAAGGCGAATGTCAGGCCCGCCGCCGCCGAGGCCAAGACGAATTCGGCCGGTATCTGGAAGGGCTGCTTTGTTGCACCGCAGGAATTCCGCACCGGCAAGAAGGACGGCACGCTGCTCGGCGCCGCCTGCCGCCCCGACCGCGACAAGGAGATCCGCAGCGTGCTGTTTCCGGACGAGCCGGCCATGCCGCCGAATTGCAGCATCAAGGGCAAGCTCGCCGTGCGCGCGCGCGTCACCGGCAACATCGGCATCTATCAATTGCGGGGCTGCCCGAGCTATCCGGCGACGACGAAGCCGGATCGCTGGTTCTGCTCCGAGGACGACGCGTTGGCCGCAGGCTTCCGCAAGGCGTATAACTGCCGCCGGCCGAAGTGA
- a CDS encoding SDR family NAD(P)-dependent oxidoreductase, whose translation MRLKDKVAIVVGAGQSPGEGMGNGRATALTFAREGARVVCVDHNLESAQETVAMIAAKQGTANAFKADVTRIADIKAMVADAQTRWGRIDILHNNVGVSLGGGDAELLKLTEEAFDRVVAINLKSCILAAKEVIPIMRAQRSGAIINISSMAAITTYPYVAYKATKSAMIAFTEQLAYENAEYGIRANVILPGLMNTPMAVDTRAREWHKTRAEVEAERDSKVPLRRKMGTAWDVANAALFLASDEANFITGVTLPVDGGASVIRG comes from the coding sequence ATGCGCTTGAAAGACAAGGTCGCCATCGTGGTGGGTGCCGGGCAAAGCCCCGGCGAAGGCATGGGCAATGGCCGCGCCACCGCACTGACCTTTGCGCGCGAGGGTGCCAGGGTCGTCTGCGTCGATCACAATCTCGAATCGGCACAGGAGACCGTCGCGATGATCGCGGCGAAACAAGGCACCGCTAACGCCTTCAAGGCCGACGTGACCAGGATTGCCGACATCAAGGCGATGGTGGCGGACGCGCAGACGCGCTGGGGACGCATCGACATCCTGCACAACAATGTCGGCGTCAGTCTCGGCGGCGGCGATGCCGAGCTCCTGAAGCTGACCGAAGAGGCGTTCGACCGCGTGGTGGCTATCAATCTGAAAAGCTGCATCCTGGCGGCAAAGGAGGTGATCCCGATCATGCGGGCGCAGAGAAGCGGCGCGATCATCAACATCTCCTCGATGGCCGCAATCACGACCTATCCCTACGTCGCCTACAAGGCGACCAAGTCGGCGATGATCGCCTTCACCGAGCAGCTCGCCTATGAGAACGCCGAATATGGCATCCGCGCCAACGTCATCCTGCCCGGCCTGATGAACACGCCGATGGCGGTCGACACCCGCGCCCGCGAATGGCACAAGACCCGCGCCGAGGTCGAAGCCGAGCGCGACAGCAAGGTGCCGCTGCGCCGGAAGATGGGCACCGCATGGGACGTCGCGAACGCGGCGCTATTCCTCGCCTCGGACGAAGCGAACTTCATCACGGGTGTGACACTGCCGGTGGACGGCGGGGCGAGCGTGATCAGGGGGTGA
- a CDS encoding ABC transporter permease, translated as MRIIGLAGRRLAASIPTLFLILIGVFLLLQLAPGDTVDALMAQMGGGDAATARELRKFYGLDLSIPAQLANYLWHLVRLDLGFSSIYGKPVATVIMERLPPTILLMTASLSFAFFFGLVSGVIASHAVNKWPDTLISTLGLVFYATPSFWFGLMAIVVFSIYLQWLPAGGFEDIGEVRTGIFRVMDIARHLILPTLTLGLIFLAIYLRIMRASMLEVLNLDYVRTARAKGLDETRVVMGHVLRNALLPMVTLIGLQAGTMLGGSVVVESVFSLPGLGRLAYESVIQRDLNTLLGIVFVSALLVIVVNFVVDLLYARLDPRISAEG; from the coding sequence ATGCGCATCATAGGCCTTGCGGGGCGGCGGCTCGCCGCCTCGATCCCGACCCTGTTCCTGATCCTGATCGGCGTCTTCCTGCTGCTACAGCTCGCGCCGGGAGACACCGTTGACGCGCTGATGGCCCAGATGGGCGGCGGCGACGCTGCGACCGCGCGCGAGCTGCGCAAGTTCTACGGGCTCGACCTGTCGATCCCGGCGCAGCTTGCCAACTATCTCTGGCATCTGGTGCGGCTCGATCTCGGCTTCTCGTCGATCTACGGCAAGCCGGTCGCAACCGTGATCATGGAACGGCTGCCGCCGACCATCCTCTTGATGACGGCCTCGCTGTCCTTCGCGTTCTTCTTTGGCCTCGTATCCGGCGTGATTGCCTCGCACGCCGTCAACAAGTGGCCGGATACGCTGATCTCGACCCTCGGCCTGGTCTTCTACGCGACGCCCTCGTTCTGGTTCGGCCTGATGGCCATCGTCGTATTCTCGATCTATCTGCAATGGCTGCCGGCCGGCGGTTTCGAGGATATCGGCGAGGTGCGGACCGGCATCTTCCGCGTCATGGATATCGCGCGCCACCTCATTCTGCCGACGCTGACCCTCGGGCTGATCTTCCTCGCGATCTACCTGCGCATCATGCGCGCCTCGATGCTCGAGGTCTTGAACCTCGACTATGTCCGCACCGCGCGGGCCAAAGGCCTCGACGAGACCCGCGTCGTCATGGGGCACGTGCTGCGCAACGCGCTGCTGCCGATGGTGACGCTGATCGGCCTGCAAGCCGGCACCATGCTCGGCGGCTCGGTGGTCGTGGAAAGCGTGTTCTCGCTGCCGGGCCTTGGGCGGCTCGCCTATGAATCCGTGATCCAGCGCGATCTCAACACGCTGCTCGGCATCGTCTTCGTCTCGGCGCTCTTGGTCATCGTCGTCAACTTCGTCGTTGACCTCCTCTACGCGCGGCTCGATCCGCGCATTTCGGCGGAGGGCTGA
- a CDS encoding cytochrome (ubi)quinol oxidase subunit III, translated as MALTATYGHAQADPHHLGRAVEHLGPAPKRIVTAYGFWVFLLSDIVMFSCFFAAYAVLVGQTADGPKGSEIFEQRNVAIETVCLLLSSFTCGMASIAADVRNRFWFYLGMAVTCVLGLAFLTIEFREFADLVSRGYGPSRSAFLTAFFSLVGCHGLHVTAGVLWLLTMIAQVFAKGFRADILRRMMCFALFWHALDIIWVAVFSVVYLLGGAP; from the coding sequence ATGGCCTTGACCGCGACCTATGGCCACGCGCAGGCCGATCCCCACCATCTCGGCCGCGCCGTCGAGCATCTTGGACCGGCGCCGAAACGGATCGTGACCGCCTACGGGTTCTGGGTCTTCCTGCTCTCCGACATCGTGATGTTCTCCTGCTTCTTCGCGGCCTATGCCGTGCTGGTCGGCCAGACCGCCGACGGTCCGAAGGGTTCGGAGATCTTCGAGCAGCGAAACGTGGCGATCGAGACGGTCTGCCTGCTGCTGTCGAGCTTCACGTGCGGCATGGCAAGCATTGCGGCCGACGTGCGCAACCGGTTCTGGTTCTACCTCGGCATGGCGGTGACCTGCGTACTCGGGCTGGCATTCCTGACCATCGAATTCCGCGAATTTGCCGACCTGGTTTCCCGTGGCTATGGACCCTCGCGCAGCGCGTTCCTGACGGCGTTCTTCTCGCTCGTCGGCTGCCACGGCCTGCACGTCACCGCAGGCGTGCTGTGGCTTCTCACCATGATAGCCCAGGTCTTCGCCAAGGGCTTTCGTGCCGACATCCTGCGCCGCATGATGTGCTTTGCGCTGTTCTGGCACGCGCTCGACATCATCTGGGTCGCGGTCTTTTCCGTCGTCTATCTGCTTGGAGGCGCGCCATGA
- the cyoD gene encoding cytochrome o ubiquinol oxidase subunit IV, whose amino-acid sequence MSDLSQHGVHEHDLAPGEEEQHSVGTRIIGYVVGLVLALLLTATSFFIAGTNLVWQPSIPIAIIVLAIAQMGVHLVFFLHITTGPDNTNNVLALAFGLLIVFLVVGGSVWIMSHLNENMPAMDQIMRMQ is encoded by the coding sequence ATGAGCGATCTGTCACAGCATGGCGTCCATGAGCACGACCTCGCCCCCGGCGAGGAAGAGCAGCACAGCGTCGGCACCCGGATCATCGGCTATGTCGTCGGCCTGGTCCTTGCCCTCCTGCTCACGGCGACGTCGTTCTTCATCGCCGGCACCAACCTGGTCTGGCAGCCCTCGATCCCCATCGCCATCATCGTGCTCGCGATAGCCCAGATGGGCGTGCATCTCGTGTTCTTCCTGCACATCACCACCGGCCCCGACAACACCAACAACGTGCTGGCGCTGGCCTTCGGGCTCCTGATCGTCTTCCTGGTGGTCGGCGGCTCGGTCTGGATCATGTCGCACCTGAACGAGAACATGCCGGCGATGGACCAGATCATGCGGATGCAGTGA
- the cyoB gene encoding cytochrome o ubiquinol oxidase subunit I, protein MLGKLDWSAIPFDQPIPLVAGGVVLVGIFAVLAWVVVKGHLPYLWHEWITSVDHKRIGVMYMLLASVMLLRGGSDAIMMRIQQAVSYQSQGYLPPEHYNQIFSAHGTIMIFFVAMPFVIGMMNLVVPLQLGVRDVAFPTLNSVGFWLTATGALLVNLSLVIGEFARTGWLAFPPLSELTYSPGVGVDYYAWSLQISGVGTLVAGINLVTTVLKLRTRGMSYLHMPMFCWTTLASNLLIVAAFPILTATLAMLLLDRYLGFHFFTNEAGGNMMMFMNLIWAWGHPEVYILVLPAFGIFSEVVSTFSGKPLFGYRSMVLATMAICVISFMVWLHHFFTMGAGPDVNAIFGIASMIIAVPTGVKIYNWLFTMYGGRIRFATPMLWSVGFMVTFIIGGLTGVLVAVPPADFMLHNSMFLVAHFHNVIIGGVLFGVFAGFEYWFPKAFGFRLDERWGKAAFWFTFTGFYITFMPLYIAGMLGMTRRLQHYDVAAWRPWMFWAAIGMAVLTIGVICQVMQLVVSIRNREQLRDRTGDPWDGRSLEWATSSPPPVFNFAFYPDVRGEDAYWAQKLHAKQQQFEHEEVEYQDIEMPRNSPTGFVCAFFASFMGFALIWHIWWMVILGGLGAFATFVVFAWRDHDEYIIPAVEVAAIDRSNLEERRNLVSMAGAV, encoded by the coding sequence ATGCTCGGTAAGCTTGATTGGTCCGCGATCCCGTTCGACCAGCCGATCCCGCTCGTCGCCGGCGGCGTGGTGCTGGTCGGGATATTTGCGGTGCTGGCCTGGGTGGTAGTGAAGGGGCATCTGCCCTATCTCTGGCACGAATGGATCACCAGCGTCGATCACAAGCGGATCGGCGTCATGTACATGCTGCTCGCCTCGGTCATGCTGCTGCGCGGCGGCAGCGACGCCATCATGATGCGGATCCAGCAGGCGGTCTCCTACCAGTCGCAAGGCTATCTTCCACCGGAGCACTACAACCAGATCTTCTCGGCCCATGGCACCATCATGATCTTCTTCGTGGCGATGCCGTTCGTGATCGGGATGATGAACCTGGTCGTGCCATTGCAACTCGGCGTGCGCGACGTCGCCTTTCCGACGCTGAACTCGGTGGGCTTCTGGCTGACGGCGACCGGCGCGCTGCTGGTCAACCTCTCGCTCGTCATCGGCGAGTTCGCGCGCACCGGCTGGCTCGCCTTTCCGCCGCTGTCGGAGCTCACCTACTCGCCCGGCGTCGGTGTCGACTATTACGCCTGGTCGCTCCAGATCTCGGGCGTGGGGACGCTGGTGGCCGGCATCAATCTCGTCACCACGGTGTTGAAGCTGCGCACCAGGGGCATGAGCTACCTGCACATGCCGATGTTCTGCTGGACGACGCTCGCCTCGAACCTCCTGATCGTCGCGGCGTTCCCGATCCTCACCGCAACGCTCGCGATGCTGCTGCTCGACCGCTATCTCGGCTTCCATTTCTTCACCAACGAGGCCGGCGGCAATATGATGATGTTCATGAACCTGATCTGGGCGTGGGGCCATCCCGAGGTCTACATCCTCGTGCTACCGGCCTTCGGCATCTTCTCGGAGGTGGTGTCGACGTTCTCCGGAAAACCGCTGTTCGGCTATCGCTCCATGGTGCTCGCCACCATGGCGATCTGCGTCATCTCCTTCATGGTGTGGCTGCACCACTTCTTCACGATGGGCGCAGGCCCCGACGTGAACGCCATCTTCGGCATTGCCAGCATGATCATCGCGGTGCCGACGGGGGTGAAGATCTACAACTGGCTGTTCACGATGTATGGCGGCCGCATCCGCTTTGCGACGCCGATGCTGTGGTCGGTCGGCTTCATGGTGACCTTCATCATCGGCGGCCTGACCGGCGTCCTCGTCGCGGTGCCGCCGGCCGACTTCATGCTGCACAACAGCATGTTCCTCGTTGCGCATTTCCACAACGTCATCATCGGCGGCGTGCTGTTCGGCGTGTTCGCCGGCTTCGAATACTGGTTCCCGAAAGCGTTCGGCTTCCGTCTCGACGAGCGCTGGGGCAAGGCGGCGTTCTGGTTCACCTTCACCGGCTTCTACATCACCTTCATGCCGCTCTATATCGCGGGCATGCTCGGCATGACGCGGCGCTTGCAGCATTACGACGTCGCGGCCTGGCGTCCCTGGATGTTCTGGGCGGCGATCGGCATGGCCGTGCTGACGATCGGCGTCATCTGTCAGGTCATGCAGCTCGTCGTCAGCATCCGCAACCGCGAGCAGCTGCGCGACCGTACCGGCGATCCCTGGGACGGCCGGTCGCTCGAATGGGCGACCTCCTCGCCACCGCCGGTGTTCAACTTCGCCTTCTATCCCGACGTGCGCGGCGAGGACGCCTATTGGGCGCAGAAGCTCCATGCCAAGCAGCAGCAATTCGAGCACGAGGAAGTTGAATACCAGGATATCGAGATGCCCCGGAATTCGCCGACCGGATTCGTCTGCGCCTTCTTCGCGTCCTTCATGGGCTTTGCGCTGATCTGGCACATCTGGTGGATGGTGATTTTGGGCGGCCTCGGGGCGTTTGCGACCTTCGTCGTGTTCGCCTGGCGCGACCATGACGAATACATCATTCCGGCGGTCGAGGTTGCAGCGATCGATCGCTCAAATCTTGAAGAGCGGCGCAATCTCGTCAGCATGGCGGGGGCTGTCTGA
- a CDS encoding ABC transporter substrate-binding protein — MDLTRLEINRRTALLTSAAIAANVISPMRAFAQEAPKKGGVFNVHYNAEQRQLNPSIQASTGVYIISGKIQESLIDLDADGKPVGVLAESWESSPDGKTITFKLRKGITWHDGKPFTSEDVAFTAMNMWKKILNYGSTLQLFLTAVDTPDPQTAVFRYERPMPLNLLLRALPDLGYISAKHLYESGDIRQNPTNLAPVGTGPFKFVKYERGQYIIADRNPDYWRPNAPYLDRIVWKVITDRSAAAAQLEAGELQHSPFSSLTISDMARLGKDKRFVVTTKGNEGNARTNTIEFNFRRKELSDIRVRRAIAHAIDVPFFIDNFLGDFAKLGTGPIPSTSTDFYPGTGTPQYPFDKAKAASLLDEAGYKAGAGGARFSLKLLPAPWGEDISLWSTFIQQSLKDVGITVDIVRNDGGGFLKQVYDEHAFDLATGWHQYRNDPAVSTTVWYRSGQPKGAPWTNQWGWEDKQVDQTIDDALTELDPAKRKALYAEFVKEVNTELPVWMPIEQIFVTVITAKARNHSNTPRWGSSSWHDLWLSA, encoded by the coding sequence ATGGATTTGACCCGCCTCGAAATCAACCGCCGTACGGCGCTCCTGACCTCGGCGGCAATCGCCGCCAACGTCATCAGCCCGATGCGGGCGTTTGCGCAGGAGGCCCCGAAGAAGGGCGGCGTGTTCAACGTCCATTACAATGCCGAGCAGCGCCAGCTCAATCCGAGCATCCAGGCGTCCACCGGAGTCTACATCATCAGCGGCAAGATCCAGGAGAGCCTCATCGATCTCGATGCCGACGGCAAGCCGGTCGGCGTGCTCGCCGAGAGCTGGGAATCCTCGCCCGATGGCAAGACCATCACGTTCAAGCTGCGCAAGGGCATCACTTGGCATGATGGCAAGCCGTTCACATCCGAAGACGTCGCGTTCACCGCGATGAACATGTGGAAGAAGATTTTGAACTACGGCTCGACGCTGCAGCTCTTCCTCACCGCCGTCGATACGCCGGATCCACAGACGGCCGTATTCCGCTACGAGCGGCCGATGCCACTGAACCTCTTGCTCCGCGCGCTGCCCGATCTCGGCTATATCTCCGCCAAGCATCTCTATGAGAGCGGCGACATCAGGCAGAACCCGACCAATCTCGCGCCGGTCGGCACGGGCCCGTTCAAGTTCGTCAAATATGAGCGCGGCCAATACATCATCGCCGACCGCAACCCCGACTATTGGCGGCCCAATGCGCCCTATCTCGACCGCATCGTCTGGAAGGTGATCACCGATCGTTCAGCTGCTGCAGCCCAGCTCGAGGCCGGTGAACTGCAACACTCGCCGTTCTCAAGCCTGACGATTTCCGACATGGCGCGATTGGGGAAGGACAAGCGCTTCGTCGTCACCACCAAGGGCAACGAAGGCAACGCGCGCACCAACACCATCGAGTTCAACTTCCGCCGCAAGGAATTGTCCGATATCCGTGTGCGCCGCGCGATCGCGCATGCGATCGACGTGCCTTTCTTCATCGACAACTTCCTGGGCGATTTTGCCAAGCTCGGCACCGGTCCGATTCCGTCGACGTCGACGGACTTCTATCCCGGCACAGGCACGCCACAGTATCCGTTCGACAAGGCCAAGGCGGCCTCGCTTCTTGATGAGGCCGGTTATAAGGCCGGTGCCGGCGGCGCGCGCTTCTCGCTGAAACTCCTGCCCGCACCCTGGGGCGAGGACATCTCGCTTTGGTCGACCTTCATCCAGCAGTCGCTGAAGGATGTCGGCATCACCGTCGACATCGTGCGCAATGACGGCGGCGGCTTCCTCAAGCAGGTCTATGACGAGCATGCCTTCGATCTCGCCACCGGCTGGCATCAATATCGTAACGACCCCGCCGTCTCGACCACGGTGTGGTACCGCTCCGGCCAGCCCAAGGGCGCGCCGTGGACCAACCAGTGGGGCTGGGAGGACAAACAGGTCGACCAGACCATCGACGATGCCCTGACCGAGCTCGATCCCGCCAAGCGCAAGGCGCTCTATGCCGAGTTCGTCAAGGAGGTGAACACGGAGCTGCCGGTGTGGATGCCGATCGAGCAGATCTTCGTCACCGTGATCACGGCCAAGGCCCGCAACCACTCCAACACCCCGCGCTGGGGCTCGTCGAGCTGGCACGATCTTTGGCTTTCCGCGTGA